In a genomic window of Ruminococcus albus 7 = DSM 20455:
- a CDS encoding Mov34/MPN/PAD-1 family protein yields the protein MQNEASTIKVKISPEVYKSLKSFQCTNSFSVEYGGIIVGYYDATENTYVVTDITWPQKNDIQAKFRFVRKDPAHQSIMDDLWEKSESVKSYLGEWHSHREKCPSPSWIDKNSWKKKAKEQRNYDISFFIIVGMEEIRCWYTNGKDIIEIKTEVQL from the coding sequence GTGCAAAATGAAGCATCAACAATAAAGGTAAAGATATCGCCAGAGGTTTATAAATCTCTTAAATCATTCCAATGCACAAATAGCTTTTCAGTCGAATATGGCGGTATTATTGTCGGATATTATGATGCTACAGAAAACACCTATGTTGTTACTGATATTACATGGCCTCAAAAAAACGATATTCAGGCAAAGTTCCGCTTCGTAAGAAAAGATCCCGCTCATCAGTCTATCATGGATGATCTCTGGGAAAAATCAGAGAGTGTTAAAAGCTATTTAGGAGAATGGCATTCACATAGAGAAAAATGTCCTTCTCCTTCATGGATTGATAAAAACAGTTGGAAGAAAAAAGCAAAGGAACAGAGGAACTACGATATATCATTCTTTATTATTGTAGGAATGGAAGAGATTCGATGCTGGTACACAAATGGAAAAGATATAATCGAAATCAAAACAGAGGTTCAGTTATAA
- a CDS encoding tyrosine-type recombinase/integrase gives MVRLRKLNNSLNTYYEHHISDQMVEELLAPRDGLSELERQYLTANLRQFCSFLALLGIDAVIVPRKYMRTVKSEFRPYIFSDDELRRLTIAADTLPASRKSSSHQQIYPVLVRLLIGTGMRIGEVLALKRANVDTSNGVINVINGKNGVSRFIPVSDSLKEVLFDYAKTIDMSDENRPFFTSSYTGGHLTYDAMKYMFPKMFKTAGIHKSDGKTPNIHSIRHTFCTKSLEKMLENGMNVYTAIPILAAYVGHVNYIDTEKYIHFTEQGHTDFLQKESSLGSLFPEVDNE, from the coding sequence ATGGTTCGCTTAAGGAAACTGAACAATTCGCTTAATACTTACTATGAACACCATATATCTGACCAGATGGTGGAGGAGTTACTGGCTCCTCGTGATGGATTAAGCGAATTAGAACGCCAATATCTTACAGCGAATCTCCGCCAGTTTTGTTCTTTCTTGGCGCTTCTCGGAATTGATGCGGTCATCGTCCCACGAAAATATATGCGAACGGTAAAGAGTGAATTTCGTCCGTACATTTTCAGCGACGATGAACTGCGCCGTCTGACTATTGCAGCCGACACGCTTCCTGCATCAAGAAAGTCGAGCTCGCATCAGCAGATATACCCAGTGCTCGTCAGATTACTTATAGGTACCGGAATGCGCATAGGCGAAGTCCTTGCACTGAAGCGGGCGAATGTTGACACTTCAAACGGTGTGATCAATGTTATCAACGGTAAAAATGGCGTTTCAAGATTTATTCCTGTATCCGACAGCTTGAAAGAAGTCCTATTTGACTATGCCAAGACTATAGATATGTCTGATGAGAATAGACCGTTTTTCACTTCCTCCTACACCGGTGGTCATCTTACATATGATGCTATGAAATATATGTTTCCAAAGATGTTTAAGACGGCAGGCATACACAAGTCAGATGGTAAGACGCCAAATATCCATTCTATCCGGCATACATTCTGCACCAAAAGTCTGGAAAAAATGTTGGAAAACGGAATGAATGTCTATACTGCTATTCCAATACTGGCGGCATACGTCGGACATGTGAATTACATAGATACAGAAAAATACATTCATTTCACAGAACAGGGACATACGGATTTCTTGCAGAAAGAATCATCCTTGGGGAGTCTATTCCCGGAGGTGGACAATGAGTGA
- a CDS encoding ThiF family adenylyltransferase encodes MIENYIEQLNRDRNVRFSHVPETTDEFHGKVSIGTESLELRISFNNHFPMEFPFFYLENSKRFYPHVDKDNKLCLFENSSLLINSVDPYIILLDAFDRAVEILSIEPGSTQYTSEILKEFNAYWGERSLLQLHMVTPKYTFNSFELLDSVCINHKIVLSDNKELSLSILDSYFNERTDSPYIIKTYFIKLSKFVSIPIKDVYTWKWLRLFILQNTTSSQKAKFKKILKNKYKTFRIFIILMIPGMKRDIPVGFSINRKGNSYKILEKVNDSKVKPLSIKMIDYEYMTLKTGTPSNLKDKRVLLLGCGSVGGYVAANLCQSGLCCIDILDKDILYVENVHRHILGFSDALKEKNKADLMSNYLEDHYPFAEIDPMNCVNRDVRELLKTPERLKNYDLIVSALGEPTINLEINKLLIEQKISVPFVVCFNEPYGIGGHAIAVNVTQGGCLRCLYSDILSGELISFSTSFVKEGQNFSKTISGCAGTYVEYSSLDTQQTALLTSRLCISVLKGETNTSTLLSWYGNSITLENNGFAVSDYYKACISSSKYNGIVQKSFEPIEVCPVCKMKHQQ; translated from the coding sequence GTACCAGAAACTACGGATGAATTTCACGGGAAAGTATCAATTGGAACCGAGAGTCTTGAACTAAGAATAAGCTTCAACAATCACTTTCCCATGGAATTTCCTTTCTTCTATCTTGAAAACAGTAAGAGGTTTTATCCCCACGTTGATAAAGATAATAAGCTTTGTTTGTTTGAAAACTCATCTTTACTGATAAATTCTGTTGATCCGTATATTATTCTGCTCGATGCTTTCGATCGTGCAGTAGAAATACTAAGTATCGAGCCTGGTAGTACACAATACACATCAGAAATACTAAAAGAATTCAATGCTTACTGGGGAGAACGTAGCCTGTTGCAATTGCACATGGTTACTCCAAAGTATACTTTTAATTCTTTTGAGCTGCTTGACTCTGTATGCATAAATCATAAGATTGTTTTATCGGACAATAAGGAACTGTCATTATCAATTCTTGACAGCTACTTTAATGAAAGAACAGACAGTCCTTACATTATCAAAACGTATTTTATAAAACTAAGTAAATTCGTTTCCATTCCTATAAAAGACGTATATACATGGAAATGGTTAAGGCTGTTTATTCTTCAAAACACTACATCAAGTCAAAAAGCTAAGTTCAAAAAAATACTAAAAAACAAGTATAAGACTTTCCGTATATTTATCATTTTAATGATTCCAGGTATGAAAAGAGACATTCCTGTCGGTTTCAGTATAAACCGGAAAGGAAATTCTTATAAAATTCTCGAAAAAGTAAATGATAGCAAAGTAAAACCCCTTTCAATTAAAATGATTGATTATGAATATATGACACTTAAAACAGGAACCCCGTCAAATTTAAAAGATAAGCGTGTTTTATTGCTTGGATGTGGCTCAGTTGGTGGATACGTCGCCGCTAATCTTTGTCAGTCTGGATTATGCTGTATCGATATACTTGATAAAGATATTCTATATGTAGAAAATGTTCACAGACATATTCTCGGTTTCAGCGATGCCCTAAAAGAAAAAAATAAAGCAGATCTTATGTCTAATTACCTTGAAGATCATTATCCATTCGCTGAAATTGATCCTATGAATTGTGTCAATCGTGATGTTCGGGAACTATTAAAAACGCCAGAACGGTTGAAAAATTATGACTTGATTGTTTCTGCACTTGGCGAACCGACTATAAACCTTGAAATAAATAAACTGCTAATAGAGCAAAAAATATCTGTTCCTTTTGTCGTATGCTTTAATGAGCCTTATGGTATCGGAGGTCACGCAATAGCTGTAAACGTAACACAAGGCGGCTGTTTACGATGTCTATATTCAGATATACTCTCTGGTGAACTAATTTCTTTCAGTACGAGTTTTGTTAAAGAGGGTCAGAACTTTTCAAAAACTATATCTGGTTGTGCAGGAACATATGTTGAGTATTCTTCACTTGATACCCAGCAAACCGCCTTGCTAACGAGTAGACTATGTATATCCGTTTTAAAAGGAGAAACTAATACAAGCACTCTCTTATCATGGTATGGCAACTCAATAACTCTTGAAAACAATGGATTTGCTGTATCAGATTATTATAAAGCCTGTATCTCCTCTTCCAAGTATAACGGTATAGTACAAAAATCATTTGAACCAATCGAGGTGTGTCCGGTGTGCAAAATGAAGCATCAACAATAA
- a CDS encoding tyrosine-type recombinase/integrase has translation MIDSSYSMTLYDAIQLFQRHIIQNCGSESKTAQAYIRISNDLQRYAKETDLEVSPEDVIQEYYRIIVGVPAFEAVPSKSKERRGRAVQMILDILNGKEPKRKYTTHKRDCPITYLNVIRKYETFMRNDQKSDGTVRTRSGRITVFFAFLEECKCTSLEGITPELFARFVSSLNDRYSSQGKASILYTLRNFFSYDEFSGALSFDPIPFLTGIHSGKHERLPSFYTAEEVRRILNAVDRNTPWGKTVYLMMLLASVYGFRSSDIKAMVLDNINWKNRTINITQYKTHKEISLPMTDEILFCTP, from the coding sequence ATGATTGATTCCAGTTACTCAATGACACTGTATGATGCAATCCAACTGTTTCAAAGACACATCATACAAAACTGCGGATCTGAATCCAAAACAGCACAGGCTTACATTCGGATCTCTAATGATTTACAGCGGTATGCTAAAGAAACGGATTTGGAGGTTTCTCCGGAAGATGTGATCCAAGAATACTATCGTATTATCGTCGGGGTCCCTGCATTTGAAGCTGTTCCGTCAAAATCAAAAGAACGTCGAGGAAGAGCTGTTCAGATGATTCTGGATATCCTTAATGGAAAAGAACCTAAGAGAAAGTATACCACCCATAAGCGTGATTGTCCCATTACGTACCTGAATGTCATCAGAAAATATGAAACTTTCATGAGAAATGACCAAAAGAGCGATGGCACAGTACGCACGAGATCCGGACGAATCACTGTGTTTTTTGCTTTTCTTGAGGAGTGTAAATGTACATCATTAGAGGGCATCACGCCGGAGCTGTTTGCAAGATTTGTATCGTCCCTCAATGATAGGTATTCATCACAGGGAAAAGCGTCCATTTTGTATACGTTAAGGAATTTCTTTTCCTATGATGAGTTCTCAGGAGCGCTATCTTTCGATCCGATTCCCTTTTTGACAGGGATTCATTCCGGAAAGCATGAAAGACTCCCATCCTTTTACACGGCAGAAGAAGTAAGGCGTATCCTGAATGCTGTCGACAGGAATACCCCATGGGGAAAAACAGTCTATCTTATGATGCTTTTGGCAAGTGTGTACGGTTTTCGCTCAAGCGATATCAAAGCAATGGTTCTTGACAATATAAACTGGAAAAATCGCACAATAAATATCACGCAGTACAAGACGCACAAAGAGATTTCCCTTCCCATGACAGATGAGATCCTTTTTTGCACTCCTTGA
- a CDS encoding tyrosine-type recombinase/integrase, producing the protein MSDNLFFYIQRYFMSYLMKQHNYGPNTVSSYRDTFKLLLKFMSESGKSISKKTVDEIDCDVVLKFLSWLSNVRKNGVPTQNVRLAHIKSFFRYVMMISPEYSGQCSEILSIPFAKEDKRLPDCMSTDAIKQMLSSIDSSSNEGLRHLAILSLMYDSACRVQEIISLDVKDFQPGQCCRIYVHGKGNKYRTIPLLGKTEKIISKYIRQFGLMQESPMFCNRNGDRLTRQGIRYIIRKYSKLANDTVPGIITGSVYPHRLRHSKATHLVDNGVNIYNVRDFLGHESVATTQIYLSTNPEVIRKAIETVAEKTVSESLDFFSDKEKDDLISFLDSLG; encoded by the coding sequence ATGAGTGATAATTTATTCTTCTATATACAACGATATTTTATGTCTTACCTAATGAAACAGCATAATTACGGCCCTAATACTGTTTCATCATACCGAGACACCTTTAAGCTTTTGCTTAAATTTATGTCAGAATCCGGTAAAAGCATATCAAAGAAAACTGTTGATGAGATTGACTGCGATGTAGTACTCAAGTTTCTCTCTTGGCTTTCGAATGTCAGGAAAAATGGGGTGCCTACCCAAAATGTAAGATTGGCACATATAAAATCATTTTTTCGATATGTAATGATGATCTCACCTGAATACTCCGGGCAATGCAGCGAAATACTCAGTATACCATTTGCAAAGGAAGATAAAAGGCTTCCTGATTGTATGTCTACGGATGCTATAAAGCAAATGCTTTCATCGATCGACTCATCATCTAACGAGGGACTAAGGCATTTGGCAATCTTATCCCTTATGTACGATTCAGCTTGTAGGGTTCAGGAAATCATTTCACTAGATGTCAAAGACTTTCAGCCGGGTCAATGCTGCAGGATATATGTGCATGGTAAGGGAAATAAATATCGCACCATTCCGTTACTGGGAAAAACAGAAAAAATCATCTCAAAATATATCAGGCAATTCGGTCTTATGCAAGAGTCCCCAATGTTTTGCAACAGGAATGGTGACCGGCTAACAAGGCAAGGCATCCGCTACATAATAAGGAAATACTCTAAGTTGGCAAACGATACGGTTCCCGGTATTATAACCGGCTCTGTATACCCACATCGATTACGCCACAGTAAAGCCACACACCTTGTGGACAATGGCGTAAACATTTATAATGTCAGGGATTTCTTGGGACATGAGTCTGTTGCAACAACTCAGATTTACCTGTCAACGAATCCGGAAGTTATCAGAAAGGCTATCGAGACAGTAGCTGAGAAAACAGTATCAGAAAGCCTTGATTTCTTTTCAGACAAAGAAAAGGACGATTTGATTTCCTTCTTGGATTCACTAGGATAA
- a CDS encoding Mu transposase domain-containing protein — MKKPKQKASVEGTVGKIATAIIARLRNSEYTSMIDLKSDVAAALENFNNKPFQKREGSRREIFEVNERITLHPLPAFPYEYAVWEYGRVIGSDFHVTYQTCKYSVPYRFVGKTVDLKITDSMIEIYCGHERISSHKRFPSYVRNRYDTYLEDIPERFQATEWNELTLRQWAASIGKQTLTVTDRIFKSYRTSEQGINPAMSVLKLSKKYSSERLEMACELAIEHVSVPRYSHLKAILASGQDVEYKENKKQENGSSSAGFVRGAAYYGGDGHAE; from the coding sequence GTGAAAAAGCCGAAGCAGAAGGCATCTGTTGAAGGCACTGTCGGAAAGATCGCTACAGCTATCATCGCCCGTCTTCGCAACAGCGAATATACTTCTATGATCGATTTGAAATCGGATGTTGCAGCAGCGCTGGAGAATTTCAACAACAAGCCCTTTCAAAAGCGTGAAGGCAGTCGCCGTGAGATCTTTGAAGTGAATGAGAGAATCACTCTTCATCCGCTGCCTGCCTTTCCGTATGAATACGCTGTGTGGGAATACGGACGTGTCATAGGTTCGGATTTTCATGTGACCTACCAGACCTGTAAATACTCCGTGCCGTATCGTTTCGTAGGCAAGACAGTTGATCTGAAGATCACTGACAGCATGATCGAGATATACTGCGGTCATGAACGTATTTCTTCTCACAAGCGCTTTCCAAGCTATGTCCGCAATAGGTACGACACCTACCTGGAGGACATCCCTGAAAGATTCCAGGCAACGGAATGGAATGAGCTTACGCTCCGGCAGTGGGCTGCATCCATCGGCAAGCAGACATTGACTGTCACTGACCGTATTTTCAAGAGTTACCGCACCTCTGAACAGGGCATCAACCCCGCAATGTCAGTACTGAAGCTGAGTAAGAAGTATTCGTCCGAACGTTTGGAAATGGCTTGTGAACTGGCGATTGAACATGTCAGTGTGCCGCGCTATTCGCATCTAAAAGCGATCCTTGCCTCCGGTCAGGATGTGGAATACAAGGAAAACAAGAAGCAAGAAAATGGATCGTCATCCGCTGGATTTGTGCGTGGTGCTGCCTATTACGGAGGTGACGGTCATGCTGAGTGA
- a CDS encoding tyrosine-type recombinase/integrase, producing MHSLRHSLATNLLVSGTPINEIAVILGHTSAASTKTYVWSDIEHLRAAALEVPKK from the coding sequence CTGCATTCTTTAAGGCATAGTTTGGCAACAAACCTTTTGGTTTCAGGAACCCCGATAAATGAGATTGCTGTGATACTTGGACACACATCTGCGGCATCCACAAAAACTTATGTATGGTCAGATATAGAGCATCTCCGAGCAGCAGCATTGGAGGTGCCTAAAAAATGA